Proteins encoded together in one Penicillium digitatum chromosome 1, complete sequence window:
- a CDS encoding Allantoate permease has product MLTPELNSGRPGPEQTATTEEPPATAEEPPATTEEPPATTEEPPATAEEPPATAEEPPATTEEPPATTEEPPATTEEPPATAEEPPATAEEPPATAEEPPATAEEPPATAEEPPATTEEPPATCKVPSEEPACTTNWSRETRHCSRIASCVCCVCKKEIQHVRNYNRGHRDCTEPQDRH; this is encoded by the exons atgctta cccccgaactgaactctggtagacccggtcctgagcagaccgctaccaccgaagaaccgcctgctaccgctgaagaaccgcctgctaccactgaagaaccgcctgctaccaccgaagaaccgcctgctaccgctgaagaaccgcctgctaccgctgaagaaccgcctgctaccactgaagaaccgcctgctaccactgaagaaccgcctgctaccaccgaagaaccgcctgctaccgctgaagaaccgcctgctaccgctgaagaaccgcctgctaccgctgaagaaccgcctgctaccgctgaagaaccgcctgctaccgctgaagaaccgcctgctaccactgaagaaccgcctgctacctgtaaagtcccgtccgaggaacctgcctgcacgaccaactggtctcgagaaacgagacattgcagccgtatcgctagctgcgtgtgctgcgtatgcaagaaagaaatacagcatgttcgcaattacaaccgcggacatcgagactgcactgaaccccaagaccgacactga
- a CDS encoding NYN domain-containing protein: protein MALSMQDKNSSQGLVRSKDQRDGPSLGDEAGFAFGGLSQRISTILLSDELQKLPNPKDRESQALVVDKSSFHPRKIMAGDTAQKLAVLIDADNAMPSAARLLLAEVAKYGTAHVKRAYGNWTNTNLSGWKEELLTHSIQPIQQFAYTHGENATDSAMIIDGS from the exons ATGGCCCTCTCTATGCAAGACAAG AACAGTTCCCAGGGACTCGTTCGCTCCAAGGACCAAAGAGATGGCCCCTCCCTAGGTGACGAA GCGGGGTTTGCATTTGGAGGACTCTCCCAACGAATCAGCACCATTTTACTGTCGGACGAGCTGCAAAAGCTGCCAAATCCCAAGGATCGAGAATCCCAAGCACTAGTCGTAGATAAATCCTCCTTTCATCCACGTAAAATCATGGCCGGCGATACCGCTCAGAAGCTCGCGGTTCTCATTGATGCTGACAACGCTATGCCATCTGCAGCGAGGCTTTTACTAGCTGAGGTGGCAAAATACGGCACAGCTCATGTAAAGCGGGCCTACGGCAATTGGACCAACACCAACTTGAGTGGGTGGAAGGAAGAGCTCCTCACGCATTCAATCCAGCCGATCCAGCAATTTGCTTACACCCACGGGGAAAATGCGACCGACTCAGCAATGATCATAGACGGGAGTTGA